The following are encoded together in the Malaya genurostris strain Urasoe2022 chromosome 3, Malgen_1.1, whole genome shotgun sequence genome:
- the LOC131435048 gene encoding transketolase-like protein 2 encodes MPTYHKPESKTIQELKDIAHKLRIHSINSTQASKSGHPTSCASIAEIVSVLFFNTMRYKISAPRDPSSDRFILSKGHAAPILYAAWAEAGLFPTSELLNLRKIDSDLEGHPTPRLNFVDVGTGSLGQGVAVGCGMAYVGKIIDKADYRTYVLVGDGESAEGSIWESLHFAGHYRLDNLCVIFDVNRLGQSEPTSLQHRMEVYRKRLDAFGFNAIVVDGHDVEELCKAFFEATVTKDRPTAIIAKTFKGKHFPNIEDLENWHGKPLGENAASVIEHLQSLIRNTGQTPIVPPSPQKDSAKKISIKNIQLATPPAYKLGESVATRLAYGTALAKIAMNNDRVIALDGDTKNSTYSDKLRKAFPERFIECFIAEQNLVGVAIGAACRDRTVAFVSTFATFFTRAFDQIRMGAISQTNVNFVGSHCGVSIGEDGPSQMGLEDIALFRAIPGSTVFYPSDAVSTERSVELAANTKGVCFIRTSRPNTAVIYNNNEPFQIGKAKIVKQSAEDAVLLIGAGITLYEALNAATELEKSGVHARVLDPFTVKPLDKESILQNALQCGGRIIVVEDHYKQGGLGEAVLSAVAEQRNVVVKHLGVEQIPRSGPPTVLIDMYGISARCIVVAVNEILKL; translated from the exons tcatccGACGTCATGTGCGTCTATTGCAGAAATCGTCTCGGTATTGTTCTTCAATACAATGCGGTATAAAATTTCAGCTCCACGTGACCCTTCTTCAGATCGATTTATTCTGTCCAAGGGACACGCAGCACCTATTCTGTATGCCGCTTGGGCAGAGGCTGGTTTGTTTCCGACTAGCGAATTGTTAAATCTACGCAAAATTGATTCCGATTTAGAAGGTCATCCAACACCGAGATTGAACTTCGTAGATGTTGGAACCGGCTCCCTCGGCCAGGGTGTTGCGGTTGGTTGCGGAATGGCGTACGTTGGAAAGATCATTGACAAGGCCGACTACAGAACCTATGTGTTAGTAGGAGATGGTGAATCAGCTGAAGGCTCAATCTGGGAATCATTACATTTTGCTGGACACTACAGATTAGATAATTTGTGCGTCATTTTCGACGTCAATCGATTGGGACAGTCTGAACCAACATCATTGCAGCATCGTATGGAGGTCTATCGCAAACGTTTAGATGCTTTCGGTTTTAATGCAATTGTTGTCGATGGACATGATGTGGAGGAGCTTTGCAAGGCATTTTTCGAAGCTACTGTAACCAAGGATCGTCCAACTGCAATCATTGCAAAAACGTTTAAGGGTAAACATTTCCCGAATATTGAAGATTTAGAGAACTGGCATGGAAAACCACTGGGGGAGAATGCAGCTTCTGTAATTGAGCATTTGCAGTCTTTGATTCGCAATACTGGTCAAACACCGATAGTTCCTCCTTCACCACAGAAAGATAGTGCTAAAAAAATTAGCATTAAAAACATTCAGCTTGCAACACCTCCAGCGTATAAGCTTGGTGAATCTGTCGCTACAAGGTTAGCTTACGGAACCGCACTAGCCAAGATTGCAATGAACAATGATCGCGTTATTGCTTTGGATGGTGATACAAAAAATTCAACGTACTCTGATAAGTTGCGTAAAGCGTTCCCCGAACGTTTCATTGAGTGTTTCATAGCGGAACAGAATCTCGTTGGAGTAGCTATTGGAGCTGCCTGTCGCGATCGCACAGTGGCGTTTGTATCTACTTTTGCAACTTTCTTCACTCGCGCTTTTGATCAGATCCGTATGGGTGCTATCTCACAGACCAATGTAAACTTTGTGGGATCACATTGTGGTGTTAGTATCGGTGAAGATGGCCCCAGCCAAATGGGATTGGAAGACATTGCATTATTCAGAGCCATTCCTGggagcaccgtcttttacccaTCGGATGCAGTTAGTACCGAGCGTTCTGTTGAGCTGGCTGCTAATACTAAGGGTGTTTGTTTCATTCGTACTTCGAGACCAAATACCGCTGTTATTTATAACAACAATGAGCCCTTCCAG ATCGGCAAGGCTAAAATTGTCAAGCAATCGGCTGAAGACGCTGTATTACTGATTGGAGCAGGCATCACACTGTACGAAGCTCTTAACGCAGCTACTGAATTAGAGAAATCTGGTGTTCATGCTCGTGTCCTAGATCCGTTTACGGTAAAACCTTTGGATAAAGAATCCATCTTACAAAACGCTTTGCAATGTGGCGGTCGCATCATCGTTGTAGAGGATCATTATAA GCAAGGCGGTCTAGGGGAAGCTGTTTTATCGGCTGTGGCTGAGCAGCGCAATGTGGTAGTCAAGCATTTGGGCGTTGAACAAATTCCGCGCTCTGGTCCACCGACGGTTCTAATTGATATGTATGGAATTTCGGCTCGCTGCATTGTGGTTGCTGTGAATGAAATTCTTAAGTTGTAA